The Silurus meridionalis isolate SWU-2019-XX chromosome 16, ASM1480568v1, whole genome shotgun sequence genome has a segment encoding these proteins:
- the nfatc2a gene encoding nuclear factor of activated T-cells, cytoplasmic 2 isoform X2, with translation MFKETWRLAQYHTMRSMDQDDTDLPLHSHPYPLDEPSPYSESSTEALSGYEHLEPKNYIANIRSRSQAVSPRIEITPSREHHSHGHNSLHDQLVNASPRPTLTVPGLECSIYREPQCLSPASSNSSTSWHSETYSPFASPCVSPGSGQAVAGELCPRLQNIHTGSPRTSPGTSPHTSLAEDHCSSPRPSSRSTSPQGKRTYDMYRNPNRLPPARSRSPSPCGCHDDHRPGPHYVSSAVPEVVNGMVPGSVPSKIVRSNQPAYTIYPDGHGESYRVEQDFKTKTEQFFIPTTWQQLVPGICSIPIASLPPLEWPLPRRTDQYELHIEVQPKPHHRAHYETEGSRGAVKAPTGGHPVVQLHGYRGKDPLGLQIFIGTADERILKPHAFYQVHRITGKTVTTTSYEKTINSTKVLEIPLEPKNNMKAIIDCAGILKLRNADIELRKGETDIGRKNTRVRLVFRIHIPQPGGQYVSLQVASHPIECSQRSAHELPMVEKQDMDSCSVLGGQQMILTGQNFSADSKVIFTEKNHDGQQIWELEATVDKDKSQASMLFIEVPPYRDPTICHPAKVNFYVINGKRKRSQPQHFTYTHLPVSSIKTEPLDEYESGHIGYMMSQTLGVSPHSYYLSSDNGLLPNMTSCHQNHSGISSSEPCFQQHIVYPRAEKNIGPSLYIQTGVMVPEAHRSVLVHTGSPAKSSHLVGQHPVIQFSPTNQNLLRGENITPPGQKHQNLYCEGYSPQGTQTAVASRSAAAAQAPQTQQYPTIIQQQPYTNRIPKDRSPPGEVSPQRCSSAEEQRASLPGRVTVKQENLDQAYLDDVNEIIRKDLTGVHGRGQT, from the exons ATGTTTAAAGAAACCTGGAGACTCGCTCAATACCACACCATGAGGTCCATGGATCAAG atgacaCCGATCTCCCCCTACACTCACACCCTTACCCTTTGGACGAGCCTTCCCCCTACTCTGAAAGCAGCACCGAAGCTCTTTCAGGTTATGAACATTTGGAGCCTAAAAATTACATAGCAAACATACGGTCTCGCTCCCAAGCTGTAAGTCCCAGGATCGAGATCACGCCATCACGCGAGCATCACAGCCATGGGCACAACTCCCTCCATGACCAGCTGGTGAACGCTAGCCCCAGGCCCACTCTCACTGTGCCCGGTTTGGAATGTTCCATCTACCGTGAGCCTCAGTGCCTGAGCCCAGCCAGCAGCAACTCCTCAACCTCGTGGCACTCTGAGACTTACTCGCCCTTCGCATCACCCTGTGTGTCTCCAGGTAGTGGGCAGGCTGTGGCTGGAGAGTTGTGTCCTCGCTTGCAAAATATCCACACAGGCTCCCCTCGAACCAGCCCAGGCACATCCCCTCACACTAGCCTGGCTGAGGACCACTGTTCATCTCCAAGACCCAGTTCTCGCTCCACATCGCCTCAGGGCAAACGCACTTACGACATGTACAGGAACCCAAATCGGTTGCCTCCAGCTCGATCACGAAGTCCTTCGCCATGTGGCTGTCACGATGATCATCGCCCCGGTCCCCATTATGTGTCCAGTGCTGTGCCAGAGGTTGTTAACGGGATGGTGCCTGGCTCAGTACCTTCAAAGATTGTGAGATCCAACCAGCCAGCCTACACTATATACCCAGACGGCCATGGAGAGAGCTACCGGGTGGAGCAAGATTTCAAGACCAAAACAGAACAAttctttattccaacaacgtggCAGCAGCTGGTGCCTGGAATCTGCAG CATCCCTATTGCCTCTCTGCCTCCTCTGGAGTGGCCTCTGCCCAGGCGCACAGACCAGTATGAGCTACATATCGAGGTGCAACCCAAACCACACCACAGGGCACACTACGAGACTGAGGGCAGCCGGGGGGCTGTTAAAGCTCCTACTGGGGGGCATCCTGTGGTCCAG CTACATGGATACAGAGGGAAAGACCCGCTGGGTCTGCAGATCTTCATAGGTACAGCAGACGAGAGGATCCTGAAGCCGCACGCCTTCTACCAGGTGCACCGAATCACAGGCAAGACCGTGACCACGACCAGTTACGAGAAGACGATCAATAGCACAAAGGTGTTAGAGATCCCTCTAGAGCCAaagaacaacatgaaagcaaT AATCGACTGCGCTGGGATTCTAAAGCTCAGGAACGCTGATATCGAGCTGCGGAAAGGCGAGACAGACATTGGGCGGAAGAATACTCGTGTGCGTCTGGTGTTCCGCATCCACATTCCTCAGCCAGGGGGTCAATATGTGTCCCTCCAAGTGGCCTCTCATCCTATCGAGTGCT CCCAAAGATCTGCACACGAGCTGCCCATGGTGGAGAAGCAGGACATGGACAGCTGTTCAGTGCTTGGAGGACAGCAGATGATTCTGACTGGGCAGAATTTCAGTGCTGACTCCAAAGTTATTTTTACTGAGAAGAACCATG ATGGACAGCAAATTTGGGAGTTGGAAGCCACAGTTGACAAAGACAAAAGCCAGGCA agcATGCTGTTTATTGAAGTTCCTCCTTATAGAGACCCAACCATCTGTCATCCTGCTAAGGTGAACTTCTATGTGATCAATGGGAAGCGGAAACGCAGTCAGCCTCAGCACTTCACTTATACACATCTGCCAG TTTCTTCTATCAAAACAGAACCACTGGATGAATATGAATCTGGACATATCGGATATATGATGTCCCAGACTTTAGGAGTTTCCCCACACTCCTATTATCTAAGCTCGGATAATGGCTTGCTCCCCAACATGACTTCCTGCCACCAGAACCATTCTGGAATCTCCTCTTCAGAACCCTGCTTTCAGCAGCACATTGTGTATCCCCGTGCTGAAAAGAACATAGGGCCCAGCTTGTACATCCAAACAGGAGTCATGGTGCCTGAAGCCCATCGTTCTGTCCTGGTCCATACTGGTTCCCCAGCCAAGTCTTCTCATTTGGTTGGTCAGCACCCCGTCATCCAGTTTTCCCCCACCAACCAAAATTTGTTAAGAGGTGAAAATATAACTCCACCAGGCCAGAAACATCAAAACCTCTACTGCGAGGGATATAGCCCTCAAGGAACTCAGACAGCAGTGGCTTCACGTTCAGCTGCTGCAGCACAAGCCCCCCAAACCCAGCAGTACCCCACCATTATTCAACAGCAGCCCTACACAAATAGGATTCCAAAGGACAGGTCCCCTCCTGGGGAAGTCAGTCCACAAAGATGTTCTTCTGCTGAAGAACAGAGAGCTTCTCTTCCTGGGCGAGTCACTGTCAAACAGGAGAATCTGGACCAGGCCTACCTGGATGATG tTAATGAGATCATAAGAAAGGATCTGACAGGAGTGCACGGCCGAGGACAGACATAA
- the nfatc2a gene encoding nuclear factor of activated T-cells, cytoplasmic 2 isoform X3 → MIADDTDLPLHSHPYPLDEPSPYSESSTEALSGYEHLEPKNYIANIRSRSQAVSPRIEITPSREHHSHGHNSLHDQLVNASPRPTLTVPGLECSIYREPQCLSPASSNSSTSWHSETYSPFASPCVSPGSGQAVAGELCPRLQNIHTGSPRTSPGTSPHTSLAEDHCSSPRPSSRSTSPQGKRTYDMYRNPNRLPPARSRSPSPCGCHDDHRPGPHYVSSAVPEVVNGMVPGSVPSKIVRSNQPAYTIYPDGHGESYRVEQDFKTKTEQFFIPTTWQQLVPGICSIPIASLPPLEWPLPRRTDQYELHIEVQPKPHHRAHYETEGSRGAVKAPTGGHPVVQLHGYRGKDPLGLQIFIGTADERILKPHAFYQVHRITGKTVTTTSYEKTINSTKVLEIPLEPKNNMKAIIDCAGILKLRNADIELRKGETDIGRKNTRVRLVFRIHIPQPGGQYVSLQVASHPIECSQRSAHELPMVEKQDMDSCSVLGGQQMILTGQNFSADSKVIFTEKNHDGQQIWELEATVDKDKSQASMLFIEVPPYRDPTICHPAKVNFYVINGKRKRSQPQHFTYTHLPVSSIKTEPLDEYESGHIGYMMSQTLGVSPHSYYLSSDNGLLPNMTSCHQNHSGISSSEPCFQQHIVYPRAEKNIGPSLYIQTGVMVPEAHRSVLVHTGSPAKSSHLVGQHPVIQFSPTNQNLLRGENITPPGQKHQNLYCEGYSPQGTQTAVASRSAAAAQAPQTQQYPTIIQQQPYTNRIPKDRSPPGEVSPQRCSSAEEQRASLPGRVTVKQENLDQAYLDDVNEIIRKDLTGVHGRGQT, encoded by the exons ATGATTGCAG atgacaCCGATCTCCCCCTACACTCACACCCTTACCCTTTGGACGAGCCTTCCCCCTACTCTGAAAGCAGCACCGAAGCTCTTTCAGGTTATGAACATTTGGAGCCTAAAAATTACATAGCAAACATACGGTCTCGCTCCCAAGCTGTAAGTCCCAGGATCGAGATCACGCCATCACGCGAGCATCACAGCCATGGGCACAACTCCCTCCATGACCAGCTGGTGAACGCTAGCCCCAGGCCCACTCTCACTGTGCCCGGTTTGGAATGTTCCATCTACCGTGAGCCTCAGTGCCTGAGCCCAGCCAGCAGCAACTCCTCAACCTCGTGGCACTCTGAGACTTACTCGCCCTTCGCATCACCCTGTGTGTCTCCAGGTAGTGGGCAGGCTGTGGCTGGAGAGTTGTGTCCTCGCTTGCAAAATATCCACACAGGCTCCCCTCGAACCAGCCCAGGCACATCCCCTCACACTAGCCTGGCTGAGGACCACTGTTCATCTCCAAGACCCAGTTCTCGCTCCACATCGCCTCAGGGCAAACGCACTTACGACATGTACAGGAACCCAAATCGGTTGCCTCCAGCTCGATCACGAAGTCCTTCGCCATGTGGCTGTCACGATGATCATCGCCCCGGTCCCCATTATGTGTCCAGTGCTGTGCCAGAGGTTGTTAACGGGATGGTGCCTGGCTCAGTACCTTCAAAGATTGTGAGATCCAACCAGCCAGCCTACACTATATACCCAGACGGCCATGGAGAGAGCTACCGGGTGGAGCAAGATTTCAAGACCAAAACAGAACAAttctttattccaacaacgtggCAGCAGCTGGTGCCTGGAATCTGCAG CATCCCTATTGCCTCTCTGCCTCCTCTGGAGTGGCCTCTGCCCAGGCGCACAGACCAGTATGAGCTACATATCGAGGTGCAACCCAAACCACACCACAGGGCACACTACGAGACTGAGGGCAGCCGGGGGGCTGTTAAAGCTCCTACTGGGGGGCATCCTGTGGTCCAG CTACATGGATACAGAGGGAAAGACCCGCTGGGTCTGCAGATCTTCATAGGTACAGCAGACGAGAGGATCCTGAAGCCGCACGCCTTCTACCAGGTGCACCGAATCACAGGCAAGACCGTGACCACGACCAGTTACGAGAAGACGATCAATAGCACAAAGGTGTTAGAGATCCCTCTAGAGCCAaagaacaacatgaaagcaaT AATCGACTGCGCTGGGATTCTAAAGCTCAGGAACGCTGATATCGAGCTGCGGAAAGGCGAGACAGACATTGGGCGGAAGAATACTCGTGTGCGTCTGGTGTTCCGCATCCACATTCCTCAGCCAGGGGGTCAATATGTGTCCCTCCAAGTGGCCTCTCATCCTATCGAGTGCT CCCAAAGATCTGCACACGAGCTGCCCATGGTGGAGAAGCAGGACATGGACAGCTGTTCAGTGCTTGGAGGACAGCAGATGATTCTGACTGGGCAGAATTTCAGTGCTGACTCCAAAGTTATTTTTACTGAGAAGAACCATG ATGGACAGCAAATTTGGGAGTTGGAAGCCACAGTTGACAAAGACAAAAGCCAGGCA agcATGCTGTTTATTGAAGTTCCTCCTTATAGAGACCCAACCATCTGTCATCCTGCTAAGGTGAACTTCTATGTGATCAATGGGAAGCGGAAACGCAGTCAGCCTCAGCACTTCACTTATACACATCTGCCAG TTTCTTCTATCAAAACAGAACCACTGGATGAATATGAATCTGGACATATCGGATATATGATGTCCCAGACTTTAGGAGTTTCCCCACACTCCTATTATCTAAGCTCGGATAATGGCTTGCTCCCCAACATGACTTCCTGCCACCAGAACCATTCTGGAATCTCCTCTTCAGAACCCTGCTTTCAGCAGCACATTGTGTATCCCCGTGCTGAAAAGAACATAGGGCCCAGCTTGTACATCCAAACAGGAGTCATGGTGCCTGAAGCCCATCGTTCTGTCCTGGTCCATACTGGTTCCCCAGCCAAGTCTTCTCATTTGGTTGGTCAGCACCCCGTCATCCAGTTTTCCCCCACCAACCAAAATTTGTTAAGAGGTGAAAATATAACTCCACCAGGCCAGAAACATCAAAACCTCTACTGCGAGGGATATAGCCCTCAAGGAACTCAGACAGCAGTGGCTTCACGTTCAGCTGCTGCAGCACAAGCCCCCCAAACCCAGCAGTACCCCACCATTATTCAACAGCAGCCCTACACAAATAGGATTCCAAAGGACAGGTCCCCTCCTGGGGAAGTCAGTCCACAAAGATGTTCTTCTGCTGAAGAACAGAGAGCTTCTCTTCCTGGGCGAGTCACTGTCAAACAGGAGAATCTGGACCAGGCCTACCTGGATGATG tTAATGAGATCATAAGAAAGGATCTGACAGGAGTGCACGGCCGAGGACAGACATAA
- the nfatc2a gene encoding nuclear factor of activated T-cells, cytoplasmic 2 isoform X1 — translation MRLHGCITFTHGALLVLPDLHIFVFPSYYFLKLFYRSDFEGNFQIRQMSSLYEDKECCEVGLSGELAQVNSEELEFDYLFNYEPPDSSFPSGDLKDDTDLPLHSHPYPLDEPSPYSESSTEALSGYEHLEPKNYIANIRSRSQAVSPRIEITPSREHHSHGHNSLHDQLVNASPRPTLTVPGLECSIYREPQCLSPASSNSSTSWHSETYSPFASPCVSPGSGQAVAGELCPRLQNIHTGSPRTSPGTSPHTSLAEDHCSSPRPSSRSTSPQGKRTYDMYRNPNRLPPARSRSPSPCGCHDDHRPGPHYVSSAVPEVVNGMVPGSVPSKIVRSNQPAYTIYPDGHGESYRVEQDFKTKTEQFFIPTTWQQLVPGICSIPIASLPPLEWPLPRRTDQYELHIEVQPKPHHRAHYETEGSRGAVKAPTGGHPVVQLHGYRGKDPLGLQIFIGTADERILKPHAFYQVHRITGKTVTTTSYEKTINSTKVLEIPLEPKNNMKAIIDCAGILKLRNADIELRKGETDIGRKNTRVRLVFRIHIPQPGGQYVSLQVASHPIECSQRSAHELPMVEKQDMDSCSVLGGQQMILTGQNFSADSKVIFTEKNHDGQQIWELEATVDKDKSQASMLFIEVPPYRDPTICHPAKVNFYVINGKRKRSQPQHFTYTHLPVSSIKTEPLDEYESGHIGYMMSQTLGVSPHSYYLSSDNGLLPNMTSCHQNHSGISSSEPCFQQHIVYPRAEKNIGPSLYIQTGVMVPEAHRSVLVHTGSPAKSSHLVGQHPVIQFSPTNQNLLRGENITPPGQKHQNLYCEGYSPQGTQTAVASRSAAAAQAPQTQQYPTIIQQQPYTNRIPKDRSPPGEVSPQRCSSAEEQRASLPGRVTVKQENLDQAYLDDVNEIIRKDLTGVHGRGQT, via the exons ATGCGTTTGCATGGCTGCATCACTTTTACGCACGGAGCGCTTCTAGTTCTTCCTGATCTCCACATATTTGTTTTTCccagttattattttttaaaattattttatcgTTCAGACTTTGAGGGCAACTTTCAGATAAGGCAGATGAGCTCTCTGTACGAAGATAAGGAGTGCTGTGAGGTAGGGCTCTCTGGAGAGCTCGCTCAAGTCAACTCCGAGGAGTTGGAGTTTGATTACCTGTTTAACTATGAGCCACCTGACAGCAGCTTTCCATCTGGAGATCTTAAAG atgacaCCGATCTCCCCCTACACTCACACCCTTACCCTTTGGACGAGCCTTCCCCCTACTCTGAAAGCAGCACCGAAGCTCTTTCAGGTTATGAACATTTGGAGCCTAAAAATTACATAGCAAACATACGGTCTCGCTCCCAAGCTGTAAGTCCCAGGATCGAGATCACGCCATCACGCGAGCATCACAGCCATGGGCACAACTCCCTCCATGACCAGCTGGTGAACGCTAGCCCCAGGCCCACTCTCACTGTGCCCGGTTTGGAATGTTCCATCTACCGTGAGCCTCAGTGCCTGAGCCCAGCCAGCAGCAACTCCTCAACCTCGTGGCACTCTGAGACTTACTCGCCCTTCGCATCACCCTGTGTGTCTCCAGGTAGTGGGCAGGCTGTGGCTGGAGAGTTGTGTCCTCGCTTGCAAAATATCCACACAGGCTCCCCTCGAACCAGCCCAGGCACATCCCCTCACACTAGCCTGGCTGAGGACCACTGTTCATCTCCAAGACCCAGTTCTCGCTCCACATCGCCTCAGGGCAAACGCACTTACGACATGTACAGGAACCCAAATCGGTTGCCTCCAGCTCGATCACGAAGTCCTTCGCCATGTGGCTGTCACGATGATCATCGCCCCGGTCCCCATTATGTGTCCAGTGCTGTGCCAGAGGTTGTTAACGGGATGGTGCCTGGCTCAGTACCTTCAAAGATTGTGAGATCCAACCAGCCAGCCTACACTATATACCCAGACGGCCATGGAGAGAGCTACCGGGTGGAGCAAGATTTCAAGACCAAAACAGAACAAttctttattccaacaacgtggCAGCAGCTGGTGCCTGGAATCTGCAG CATCCCTATTGCCTCTCTGCCTCCTCTGGAGTGGCCTCTGCCCAGGCGCACAGACCAGTATGAGCTACATATCGAGGTGCAACCCAAACCACACCACAGGGCACACTACGAGACTGAGGGCAGCCGGGGGGCTGTTAAAGCTCCTACTGGGGGGCATCCTGTGGTCCAG CTACATGGATACAGAGGGAAAGACCCGCTGGGTCTGCAGATCTTCATAGGTACAGCAGACGAGAGGATCCTGAAGCCGCACGCCTTCTACCAGGTGCACCGAATCACAGGCAAGACCGTGACCACGACCAGTTACGAGAAGACGATCAATAGCACAAAGGTGTTAGAGATCCCTCTAGAGCCAaagaacaacatgaaagcaaT AATCGACTGCGCTGGGATTCTAAAGCTCAGGAACGCTGATATCGAGCTGCGGAAAGGCGAGACAGACATTGGGCGGAAGAATACTCGTGTGCGTCTGGTGTTCCGCATCCACATTCCTCAGCCAGGGGGTCAATATGTGTCCCTCCAAGTGGCCTCTCATCCTATCGAGTGCT CCCAAAGATCTGCACACGAGCTGCCCATGGTGGAGAAGCAGGACATGGACAGCTGTTCAGTGCTTGGAGGACAGCAGATGATTCTGACTGGGCAGAATTTCAGTGCTGACTCCAAAGTTATTTTTACTGAGAAGAACCATG ATGGACAGCAAATTTGGGAGTTGGAAGCCACAGTTGACAAAGACAAAAGCCAGGCA agcATGCTGTTTATTGAAGTTCCTCCTTATAGAGACCCAACCATCTGTCATCCTGCTAAGGTGAACTTCTATGTGATCAATGGGAAGCGGAAACGCAGTCAGCCTCAGCACTTCACTTATACACATCTGCCAG TTTCTTCTATCAAAACAGAACCACTGGATGAATATGAATCTGGACATATCGGATATATGATGTCCCAGACTTTAGGAGTTTCCCCACACTCCTATTATCTAAGCTCGGATAATGGCTTGCTCCCCAACATGACTTCCTGCCACCAGAACCATTCTGGAATCTCCTCTTCAGAACCCTGCTTTCAGCAGCACATTGTGTATCCCCGTGCTGAAAAGAACATAGGGCCCAGCTTGTACATCCAAACAGGAGTCATGGTGCCTGAAGCCCATCGTTCTGTCCTGGTCCATACTGGTTCCCCAGCCAAGTCTTCTCATTTGGTTGGTCAGCACCCCGTCATCCAGTTTTCCCCCACCAACCAAAATTTGTTAAGAGGTGAAAATATAACTCCACCAGGCCAGAAACATCAAAACCTCTACTGCGAGGGATATAGCCCTCAAGGAACTCAGACAGCAGTGGCTTCACGTTCAGCTGCTGCAGCACAAGCCCCCCAAACCCAGCAGTACCCCACCATTATTCAACAGCAGCCCTACACAAATAGGATTCCAAAGGACAGGTCCCCTCCTGGGGAAGTCAGTCCACAAAGATGTTCTTCTGCTGAAGAACAGAGAGCTTCTCTTCCTGGGCGAGTCACTGTCAAACAGGAGAATCTGGACCAGGCCTACCTGGATGATG tTAATGAGATCATAAGAAAGGATCTGACAGGAGTGCACGGCCGAGGACAGACATAA